Genomic window (Lycium barbarum isolate Lr01 chromosome 2, ASM1917538v2, whole genome shotgun sequence):
AACTCGTTtaatatttaaagaatattttgatcaaccaatatttatattcatgcttttataataatatagatatagatagattAATGACTAGATTTCTTTGACAAACATATGTGGCGTAAATCAATGACCACATTTCTTGAATATTTTTAGCAGGGAAGACACTACACTTTATCATTGACTCACCCATTCCGTTTAACATGGCTGGCACGACCCACCATTATGGTTAACACTCCGTCTAGATTAGTTACGTTAAACCGCGGCTTATAAGTTGGTAAACTCAAATCTCAAATCATAACACGTCAcgaccagtgttttaaaaggcgtgtGCATAAGGCGAGGTGTTTTATATATGTCTTGGTGAGACGTAAGCTCTGAGGCCCGTAAGCCAATTGGTATTTAattattaatattttataaattaataaaataaatacataaataaaaaatatattaaaattataaagcaatttaaaaaaaaaatagtaggaAAATATATTAACATGCTAACATGTGCACAAACCATTAAAACAAATCTTGAAAAAGTGAATGACGTAAAGATGCATTAGACCAATAACATAACTATGATGAAATATAATTAGAGTTGTAAAAATGATACTCTATATCCTAATaattcaaagataaaaatgacaaTAATAAAAAGTTATTATTTTAAAACCTAAAATTAGATAACAAATTAATACTCATTATAATACAAATAGCTAGAATAGAGTCTTCAAAACATTATCTAAACTAGAGTGATACCAAAAGCAATTCTAAACCTAAAAACTAtcttgaaaaaaataaattgaagaatGCTAAAAAAATCTTGAAGATAAAGCATAAAGAAGGAAAATGCAAGCATGGAAGCTTAGTAAAAATTGGAGGACAAAACTCTTTGCTTTGTAGTTTACACTTTGCGTACAAATGTCTAAATCCGTAAACAACTAAGAGAAAAGATTATGAAATAAGGTTAAACAATTAGAAAAACTTTTGACATTTTGAGATTTTTAGTTTGAGAGTTACTATGAGTTAACTTTTGAATATTTAACTTTCTTTAATATAATTATTAAGAAATTTAGACTCAAATTTGGAAAAATTCTTGGAGATTACGCCCCAAATGAACGCCCCGAAGGTTGGGGCTTACGCCCCGCCAATACGCCTCAGGGCGTTTTTGGTACGCCTTGCCCCTGAACTAGCATCGGGGCTCGCTCGGAAAACGTCTTTTAATACACTGGCCACGACTGCAATAAATCCTTAAAATTTACGAACAAAGTTCCGTTCATTTCTAAATCACGTCCAAAATCTACAAGAATTTTACAGAGGAAATATGAAGCCGCAATTAGCAATGAAGCTGCAAAATTTGGACTTTTATACTTGACATATGCAATGTACTAGTGAAATTTAGTAACTGATGTTAGTTGTTGTACTAAAAGTCGTTCTATAGACTTTTCTAGGAAGAATAACATTTTTACATTGTTGTAAAAAGAACAGAAATAATATAATGTTTCAAACAGAACTTTGCCACTAATTAAAACCAAATATCCAATCTCATCTTCTTAAAGATAAGATATTTGTATATGCTACTAGGATCACCACAACATTATGAGGGGAAAAGAAGCTCAGTCTATAATGTATACTGGAGTTTGAATAATTGGGCAGGTCATGGACCACAACATTCGTCATTTTTCAATTTTAGTCAAAGACAACATCAATTACAGAGAAAGCATCTCAACATAGGAAAGACAAAAAAATAACCTATTGATAATTAATAAATGTCTAGTGTTTGAGGAGAATTTCGTTGATCATTTTATCAACGTTCATGTAAGATGATCCTGCTGGTTTTTGAGCAGCTTCTTCAGCCAATTTCTTCCATTCCAATGCCTTTTTCTTCATCTTTTTGCCTTTCTCTCCGACCATCAACTCTCTCACAAGGCTTTCAACTTCGTTCCTCTTCACATTATTGTCGATCTCCATTCCGATTCCCAATTTGGTGCAACAGAACCAACAATTAGTCGGTTGCTCCGCAAAGAACGGCCAGCAAATCATTGGCACCCCACTACCAATACTTTCAAGGGTCGAATTCCATCCACTGTGGGTCAAGAACACTCCAATTGCAGGGTGGTTAAGGACTTTTTCTTGTGCACACCAACTTGCTACCATTCCTCTTTCTTTAGTTTCTTCCAAGAATTCAGATGGAAGAACTGCTTGTTCCCCTGATACAATATCAGACCTTATGATCCACAAAAATTCCACCTTGCTATTGGCGAGTCCCCAAGCAAATTCAATTAGTTGGTTTTTAGTCATGACAACAATACTTCCAAAATTGACATAAACAACAGAATTTGGTTTCTTGGAATCTAGCCATTCAAGACACTTTGGATCTTCTTTCCATAGATTGGATTCTAAGTCCTCTAAATTCTTGTCATCAACTtgtttcacaatcaaatgcaatGGTCCAATTGCATACACCGGAGGAAGAAGTGCTTGAAGTGATTCAAGAACCTCTTTCTCTAGTGGCTCAAATGTATTGACAATTATAGCAGAAGCATTTTTCGATCTCTCTGTTTCTTGGAGGAGATATTTAATCATGTAATCATCTGGATTTGCAGTTCTAATAAAAGCTGGAAGATCCCTCAATCGTATTTCTTTCATGCCTGGTATCCAATCCAAAGTCTTCTCCAAGTAGCCATTTGTCAAGTAACTTTCATCTACAAGAAAAGGAATGTAATGAGACAAGATACGTATAAAAATGCAATTGATACAGAACATTTTTAAAACTGGTGAAATTAAAACATATACCTTTAAGGGGAGTGTATCCTTTTTCAACAAGGTTGCAGTAATGCATGTAACCTAATAAACCACAAGCACTTGTGGTCCAAAAGCAAACTTGAGGAATACCCAAATCTTGAACAGCAGAGAGAGTAAAACTCATACATCCATCAGAAATAATACGCGAAACAGGTGGCACATCGGATGAAGAAGTACTCCTATTATTGAGCTTGGCAAGTAACTCTTTGAAAGGACCTAAACAAGTAGTGGTAAGGGATTCAGATAGAGCAACAATATCTTGGGTGACATCTCCATTACATGGTGGGAGGCCATCAGGAATGGTCTCAAAATGAAAGGAGGGCAACCCTTTGAGAGAATTAAGGCCTCGAGACTTAAGGAAACGCCTATGGTTGTATTCCGTGTTGACAAAGGTTATGTGAAAGCCTCTGTGATTGAGGATTTTGGCTAATTTTAACATCGGGCTAATGTGGCCTTGAGCAGGGCATGGTATGCAAACTGCATGAGGCTTGTCAAGTACATCAGCGCACTGGGAAGCCATTTTATTCTTATTTCAGACTGGAAGGCAGAAAGTATGGTTTTGGCAATCGGAAGAATGTAGATATTTATAGATAACTTGTGTCAAATTCTAGTATGCTTTCTTAAATTCCAATCCAATCAAATAATGCTTGAAGATATTAGAGACGGACGGTGTATAAATTTCAGTTAATTTTCAGTTTTCCTTATATCAAATTAATTTGGCTTCTAGCAAAATGTGAACTACAATGAAACGGAGACAGCACTACCTTTCAAAGGGTCCGACATGTCTGTAACAATCATGCGCTGCCTAAGTTGTTGAATATGGATCATTTTGGTTAATTGGTGATTAAAGTATATAAAATTTGCAGGTTTTGGCATGGAATTAGCTTGCTTTGAAGTCTCATTCAATATACAGGGACAGACACTCAAACTTCGCCCCAACTGTCAGTTTGACACTTAAACTTATTCagtgatcatctagacacctcaacttaACACAAGTTTGTCTCATGCACACTAGGATCTGACTTGGCACAGTGGATTTGTTATCTTCATATTTGAGTGCGTGAAATGTTTTCCAACTCATTTTCAGATTAAAAAGTACAACGAAATTCCATTTTCACTCTTAGGGCTCGTTTGATACAagggataaggataaataatccTGGAATTATTTTTGAGATGAATTTATCCCAagtttggttgggataaaatgaTAGTATAGATAAATTATTccgggattgtagtgttatttaATCTCTGTGAGAGGACAAAATAATTAATCCAgggataactaatcccaggaTAAGTTATTCTGgaataacttgtttccaaccaaacgaccccttatagtGTACCTCTATTTCATTCCTAATGCCCCTCTCTTATCCTTCTCTATTTTTATTCGTTTCTCTCTACACCCGCTATGAAAATCCTCTTTCCGCAAATAACCCACCCCTAATATAGGCTTAATATCCCATCCCTTCCTTGCCTCAGTTGTTTACTAGTTAACCAACTCGCGCTTCGCACGGTcatacatctttttatttaattttatatttagttgatagaaaagaaaagaaaatcctATAAGTACCaaaacaaaaaatatatgtaGTGTAAGACGTGGGAATAAAATATATTCTATGACGACAATATACATATGAAAAATCAAATAGAAAAAcaaatgaaaataaataaatactttTTTATAATTTCATAATTACAGAGTTCTCGAAGATCACTTCTCTCCATTATAGAGATTTTTTAGAGATGAAATTAAACACTCATTTTAATTTGAAGAAAAGCTTATAATATAGTAGGGATCACTAAAGAAAATTTCATCCAGTCATATAGTTGTTAATAGTTctaaatataaattttattgcAAGTTGGaacaggatttttttttttaaaattgtttttattacatagggggtaggggatGGGGAAATGaggggaggggattacaatgtggggattcgaaccctaacaacaaggtgaaagttcaggtagtcaaccaactgagctactaagtcCTCACAAGCTGGAATAGGATGTTAAGTTGATTTCAgttaaatctatatatatatatatatatatatatatatatatatatatatataattgaggaCATACGCCCGGTgactaggggtgggcatggtacgttATATACCGAACACCATACTGAAATCAAAATTTTTAATATCGCGGTTTCTATATTAgagtatttggtatgcatttttggTGTAAAATTATACAGGACTAAGGATTATGCTTAATTTTGGTTAATGTTGTTTAGACTTTGTAACTTCGACTACTCTATCGTGATTCAAATGTCATTTTTGTGtaattgaaaaatgaaaaaaattgtttgtactttcttttgaatatgtCTCCATGTGTAAGGTGTTAGTTTAATATAATTCAGACGCTCCTTGAAAAGTCAAAGTCATAATCCTTTATTATATGAGTATATATGTAAGTTGAAGTCAAACAATCTATGGTTACCGAATTATCATACCGAATTATTTTGGTATGGTAATGatatagtatttttagaaaccgaagtttcaaataccgtacccTGTCCATCCTTACCGGTGACGTGTCACTCTTCTAGGCCAGGATCTTTATTTATCTTTATTCTCAAATTTTTGCATTTATTTAATTTGTAATTGTATTATAAAATTAGTAAAAAAGATTTGATATATCTGTTCGGATGTTCCGAATAGTTACCTTGAAACGTTGTGTCTTTTGTACCAAATAGTTGTCAAAAACTTGTTTCCCTCTCTCCTCAGTAGTTACTTAATTAATCCCCAGCAATTTCCGTTCATTTTCCATTCAATATCATTCCTTGGTTAGTTTCATATTCATCCATTTCAATTGTCCATTACTTCTAAAATTGGAGACTTCATTTGCCTCTTATGCTGCCATTTCCAAGATATCAATGTAAAGTTTCTTTCTCTTTATTTAATAGCctaattattaatttatgttttgattttttctattCTTTGGTATGGTTCTGCGTTTTTCTTAAATATCGTATGATGTACAtgtcctttctttttctcttccatTTCTTAAATATACATGGAAAAAAATTAGCTTTTGAGCACAATAAAGTCTCTATGAAAGTATGTCATTGTAAAAGATCCATTTTTAGTTTTAAGCTTGATCTCAATCTTATTATACGGTAATaacaaacacacacaaaaaaaaaaaaaaaaaagtgtagaaTTAGGATAAAATTTGGTTTAACTTATTTGTTGTCACTACTTACGGAATATTTTGTATATGAAAATTGGAAAGGGCAAAGGATGATAATTATTGTTGTCCAGAGTCCTTACTATTTATGTACACAAGTATATGTCAAGGACAAATGTACAATCAAAGAATATATGGCAGATAAAAAAACTTGATCAAAAAATAATacttttatattattttattttatttttaaaaaaaatttgaatCTGTCAGACAGCCATTAGACCATCCCAACACCGTTGATGGAGCTGAGAACGATCATCTACGGCAGCCATGAACCCGAAAGGGCCATGAGAGAGTTAATCACGCTCTGGTCAAAATTCCTGTCTCCTTAGAACTCAAGGATACAGTGGTACGAGCCTATAGAACAGATACTGTTCAAGTAATTCATTAGAGATACTGAGTAAGTTACTATGCtaactttttaaattttaaattacaaTATTCTCAACATTTTTTATTTTAGGATAATCTaccttttattatttttaattaatgtTAATTTATATTGGAATATTCTCAGCATTTTTTCTAATTTTTGCAAGAATATGCCTTTTGttattttaatatttaaataTGGAAAAGGATTAGTCACAAGTTCAATGAGGTCATTCACCACCGCGCGAAGCGCAGATAGATGTTCTAGTTCTTCTATAAAACCGAGAGGCAATGTGTGGTTGTTGTTTTGGTTATTTTCTCAGTTGTTCTATTTTTATTGAAGTCTAAAGAGAGCAAAAAATTAAGGGATGAAAAATATATGCGTAAATTCTTTTCAGCATTTAGAAATTGAATACCAAGTGCAACAACTATTAAGCAACACAATTGATAATATAGATCAATAAACACttctaaaataaaagaaaatagtaATTGTTCAGCATTTCAGAGTCTTACTGTAATTTTTCTTCATATTTTAGCCACTAAATATAGGAAAATATTATATCAAACAACCCATATGGTGAGTAGCACGTAGACTTCTTAATACCAATGGCTTTAGAAGCGAAAGAAATGAAAAAACCAACCAAAATCTATTACCTAAAATATTGGAAGCGTTTATAATGTGTGTACCTATTATCTAAAATTATTGTGGTGGAGAATAATCCACGAGGCATTTGACATGAAGAAGATTGCCGTTTATATCTTTTGTGTTATTCATACTTTAATTTCTTGACGCCCTCTTTTTTGTAGTAATTAATAAGAGCTTTCAGGGACCATTAATGGGGAATTTTAATGTACGTGCTTGTGAGTTTTGATTTTCAATAAGGATTATCAAACTTTAGGACAATAAATAATTGTAATAATGACTTTTATTTTTATATACTAATACCAATATTTATATGATTAATGGGAAAATAAGggaaatgtcaaaaaaaaaaaaatcattactaGCCATAGAGAAGCGTCACAtcaccatatacatacatacacatacatggATTTTTCTTTCAACAAAAGTTACAAGATTCTTCATTTTACGCCAAATTTGTTCTCTATTTCATCAATGTCTCACATTGGCAATAGTCGGTTGTTGCTTTAGAGGGTTATTAATTGCATGTACAGTTGTAGACGTGCACAATAATTGTTGTATCATATCTAATAATATAACCAACAACAAATCTATTCACTTGTCAAAATATTGTACTAACTTAACTATCAAATAAAGAATATTTACACAAAAATGATGGAAAATTTTCGAAACAACGAAGACATACCTAGTGTAATAACTGGCTCATTCTCGCCCTATATGATATGGTAAGACAAAAAGGGGGTGTcgacagtggcggatccaggattttcactcagggtgttcggaaaaataacTGGACCTAAATATATATTGTAATATATAGGGGTGTAcgtggaccgggttggttcggatttttcaaataccaaaccaaaccaattgtatCGTGTTTTTAAAtcgataaaccaaaccaaaccaacaaaagtcgggtttttcactCTTGggttttctcggatttttcggGTTAGTCGagttttttcgtttttttttttttttggttcaataCGAAGCAGCTTATAATAGCATTTGCTTGACCAAAAATAAGCATCTTACCCTTctatttctaaatatgtaaaatgAAAAATGTGTGGTGAATTCGTTGACTcattaaataaaaaattcataaCAATTGAATCAAATAAGTATAGAACATGCATGTGATGTAtaactataacaatcaaacagAATGTAGTAACAAACAACTTCAATATTGTTCCGTAAAATGAGTTTTAGTTAGCTTTTAAACATTTACTTAAAAAGCCTATCGCTAAATGAACAAAAAGATTATAACTCAAACTTAGCATTAAGAGTTAATTATACACCACAAATACTTACAAGGAGAATCATACAAGAGGTGTTTGTTAGAGGTTCCCAGCGGACAACACTCAAAAAAATTGGATGAGCTGATTTTCTACCCTTAGTCTACTAGTTTTGTTTACTATTTGAGTTGTTTTGATGTGATAAAGGCTAGTTTTGATCACTGCTAGGCTGTTCTACCATATTAGTGTTTTGACATTGATCAACAGTAGCTATTTGTAATGAAAAAGTCTCTTTTAATTGCCAAAAAAGAATTAATTATACAATCGGATGTGGTACCGATTCTTAAACGGATTGCATCACGAACGAAGCTGACTAATCAATGCTTAAAAGTGATAAAGTTATACACGTATTtataaattatatatgtataaaaatatttagaaattgtatatatataatcggACCAGTTTAATCTCCGTTTgacttttttagttaaaaccaaaccaaacctattatgatcgggtttttttatccaacaccaaatcaaaccaaacaaaCCACCACTCGGGTTTTTTTTtccggtttggttcgatttgtcggtttggtgcggtttgacGGTTTTCATTGTACAGCCCTAGTAATATATgtttagggtgttcaaaagttaatatatgtacatgaacacaaaaaatttaccctaaatatacattgtaattttttGTCCAGGGTGTTCGGGTGATGAACACCCTGCTTCTTACTGCATCCGCCCCTGGGTATTGATCGACATCAATTCATGTAGTAGAAGCTTCACGAGTTTTCTGCTTTTTTACTCATCGTTCTTTGCTCGGAGAAAACCTTCTCCCCGCTTGTTGCTCCGACGACTGTGACAGAAAGTGGCGTAAAAAACAATATAAGCCCCCCAGTGAGTAAggaaacaaataaataaattaagagTAAGTTGAGAGGGTGTGAACCTTTGACTAAATATTTAGCCCGAGCATTCAATACATTTTCTACCATCTGGCACCATTTTTCCCATGCCAATGCCAACAAACTTCCTATAATACACTCTTCCACGTTAGGGGCGGATTCATTATTACAATATCAGATTCATCTGAACTCAATACTTTTAAGGTTACGCATAAATTTATGAGAAGAACtactaaaattacaataaataataaatatgaACCAATAActctaaaaatataataaattaatattaaaaactttaagggcctgtttggaaaaccacccaggtaattggaattgggtgtaattgagtataattacacagtttggtctATTCGTTTGActaagtaattacacagttaggtcggaattgggtgtaattgagagggtgtaattacactctgcAATTCTCAAAGGGAGGGGGAGAGGGGAGAGGGGGGAGGGGGTTGAGatttgggtgtaattacaccctgtaatcactactaaaaaaccagcgtttagtgacggaatattagcgacaaaccatattctgtcgctaaaccttgtaggataatattatttggtggttaaagtttgttttaattcgttgcatgtcgagaaaaagcttgaagaactcaacattctttatattctgtgatttgaaatcaatgttagtgaactgggtttcttactcgatttttttttgtactctgtgatttgaaatcagtgttagtgaactgggtttcttactcaattttttttgtttcagtttcagttttgtttcagtttgtcattttttttttaactaaaaggtGAATGATATGTTCTGTTTCACTAAGTTATTTCAGCTTGTTCTTCCATTTAGAGGTCATTCAGTTGTATTAATGATATGAAGACAGAACATTAATTTGATTGCTTTGTTTATGTCAACATTAATAGGAATATGAATAATCTAGAGCGTGATTGGATGTACGATAGGTTGGAAGGGCGAGGGGGTATAAACTCTAGCTTTGTAACCGGTGTAGATAATTTTATCCAATTTGCACTTTCTCAACGAAATTACATGAGCGGTAACAAGGTTAGATGTCCATGTAAAAAATGTCACAACATTAAATACATGGATGTTGAAATCGTTGAATATCACCTTTTTAATTTTGGATTTATTGAGGACTATTTTGTTTGGGAGTATCAAGGGGAAAAGAATGTGATCGGCGAGATGGCTTCTTTACTCACAAACCATGAGCTGTATTTAATGCGGTATATGTTTATTTGATCTTCCATTTTTAGAAGTGTCGATTGAAACTTTTGAAATCTAGCACTAAGCTTCTGTTTTAATATTGGAGTGGAATAGTGGGCATCCTGTCTGGGAATTTTCTTTTACCTTTTGTCCTAAAAATTATCTCCTATGTGTTCACTCATGAAAGGATTTCTAAAACTTGCTTGCTGGTTAGTAGTTCCCTTTACTGCACTTTTTTGCATGATGGTTGAAGGCCAAGGCAAGCTTTGGGATTTGGTTTAGCCCCTCTAATAGCCTGCCCTGCCAAGGTTGTAAAACCTTTGGATCTTGTGCGGCGTTGGATTAAGAAGGTGGTAACCCCCTTAACTGTCTTGTCCTTTCAAGTTTATTGCTTGGCATGCTAATTTGTTTGATGTCTTGGCTCTCTCatagttttatttttattttttatgaatgACTACTGAGTATTCTTTTAAGTTAATGTGATGAAGATATGAACTTTGGATGCTCAGTCTTCACCCTTTATTTGTTTTGCATAACTTGGGGGGCTTATCAAAATTCCTAATTTGCTGCTAAACTTGAAATAGAGTGACTGCTGCCTGCTGTTGGTTTTTCGAGCCACATTTGGAGTTGGGTTTGTTGGTAAGAAACTGCTGCATTTTGGATCATTTGGCTGCTGAACTTCAGGTAAGCTATTACTGCA
Coding sequences:
- the LOC132627541 gene encoding 7-deoxyloganetin glucosyltransferase-like, coding for MASQCADVLDKPHAVCIPCPAQGHISPMLKLAKILNHRGFHITFVNTEYNHRRFLKSRGLNSLKGLPSFHFETIPDGLPPCNGDVTQDIVALSESLTTTCLGPFKELLAKLNNRSTSSSDVPPVSRIISDGCMSFTLSAVQDLGIPQVCFWTTSACGLLGYMHYCNLVEKGYTPLKDESYLTNGYLEKTLDWIPGMKEIRLRDLPAFIRTANPDDYMIKYLLQETERSKNASAIIVNTFEPLEKEVLESLQALLPPVYAIGPLHLIVKQVDDKNLEDLESNLWKEDPKCLEWLDSKKPNSVVYVNFGSIVVMTKNQLIEFAWGLANSKVEFLWIIRSDIVSGEQAVLPSEFLEETKERGMVASWCAQEKVLNHPAIGVFLTHSGWNSTLESIGSGVPMICWPFFAEQPTNCWFCCTKLGIGMEIDNNVKRNEVESLVRELMVGEKGKKMKKKALEWKKLAEEAAQKPAGSSYMNVDKMINEILLKH